AGTCGTCGCGGAAGATCCTGAACTTTATCCAGAAGCAACGCTCACGATAGTTACTGAGGGGTCAATCCCCGGCGACCTTATAAATGAACTCTCAAAACTCGAAGGAGTCAAAAAAATTTCAATCTACTAATCATAAGTTAGTGAGGATGAATTCATTTGGATTATCACATGAAAGCCTTGCCCTTCAGGGCGGGGAGGAGGTCAGATCATCAGCATGACCAACCAGCTTAACAAGTTCTCTATCTTCTTCAAATTGAACTCTTGGAGAAACTCGCTTAGTATGATTCAAAACCAAATGATAAATAGCTTTGGCTTTTTCAGGTTTTCCAACAAGCAGACCAACAATTGCAAGAGTTTCTTTCATCTCTTCAATAGTCTCCTTAGAACCATAATTAACCAGCTTATCCTCACTGAGAAGACTTAAAATCTTCCAAGAAGGACTACGTTTAACATCTCTCGATTTTAAGGCACTGATTAAAATAGAAGTATCCAAAACTACCTTGAGTTTAGGCATTC
This DNA window, taken from Thermococcus sp. 21S9, encodes the following:
- a CDS encoding putative toxin-antitoxin system toxin component, PIN family, giving the protein MPKLKVVLDTSILISALKSRDVKRSPSWKILSLLSEDKLVNYGSKETIEEMKETLAIVGLLVGKPEKAKAIYHLVLNHTKRVSPRVQFEEDRELVKLVGHADDLTSSPP